ACATgaggaaagaggggaaaaacTCAGTGGTAAGCACACCTTAAATTATTGTAAGCGAAGTATTGTCATTTTTCCTGAATACATTTTTCCATAACAGTATTGTAAAATTGcattcagatttttaaaaatacatgttatacataagagatgtcagTTCATAATTTGCATACAGTAGATTTTATTATATTAGCCCACCCATTTACTTGTAACTAGATACTAGGGGACTGTAATTGTGGTTTATCTGTTTAAATAAATGTCTGTATATGCAGAAATATGTTTTAATTATAGAAATTCGATAATCAGATAATATCAGATGCTACCAGTGATATTACAATATCACTGTGTTTGTGATACAATATCTCTGTGTTTAAAATGTTGTGGGCCATTTTTGTCACTTCTTAGACATTTCTCTGGTACTCCTATTGTATGGTGTTGGATACATTGGATGACCTTAAGGCAACACTTCACTATGGGTAAGAATATCAGAGACATCACATCTAGAATGTGCAGACTGAATTCCTACCCTTCTGCCCCTCTGTGTTCTATGCATATAAGATGCTATTGGGCTGATAGATTTCTTTTTGTCCTTTTTCATTTTGTAGATAACTCCTCAAGTAATGGAACAACGTCAAACCAGAATCCAACATCTCTCAACTCCATTCAGATATTTTGTATGGTCACATTCAGTATAATTTTTGTGCTGGGTGTTATTGGCAATGGCCTTGTCATCTATGTGACAGGGTACAGGATGAAGACCTCTGTTAACTCCGTCTGGTTCTTGAATCTGGCGTTGGCTGATTTCCTTTTCACGCTTTTCCTCATTTTCAGCATCATCAGTCTTTCCCTCAATCATGAATGGCCTTTTGGAGAATACATGTGCAAGTTCAACAGTCTTATGCAAATTATCAATATGTTTGCGAGTGTCTTTCTACTGACAGCCATCAGTTTGGACCGCTGTTTGACTATATGGGTGGTGGTCTGGGCTCACAACAAACGCACTCCAAACAAAGCCAGGCtcatttgtgtgtttatctggCTCCTCGCCCTGGCATGTAGCATTCCTTTCATAATCTCGCGCAGAGTAGAAAATAACAGGTGTGCAAAGTCTGAAGCCAAACTGACAACCAAGCAGCTTGCAGTGTTCCGTTTTGTAGTTGGATTTCTGATCCCGTTCCTCATAATCACATGTTGTTACGTGGCCATCGGTGTCCGTGCCAGACGAACTAACAGGAGGAAGAAGATGAGGCCTTTCCTCGTCATCCTGGCAGTCATCTTGGCCTTCTTCATCTGCTGGCTACCCATTCAAATTGTCGACCTCATTATGACAGATCAGTTATACCTTCACAGCATTAACCCAAACCTTTTCAACGGTGATGTGTACTACATGGCACGAAAGATCTCTCCAGTGGCAGCCAGCTTGGCCTTCCTGAACAGCTGCATGAACCCTTTTCTGTACATGTTCATGTGTGAGGAGTTTCTGCAGAAGCTGAAGCGCTCAGTGTTTGTGGTGCTGGAGCACGCCTTTGCTGAGGAGCATCTGGTCTATTTCTCCTCACAGTTCTCGGTCACGTCGCGCCAGTCTGTGAGCTCTGGGACAAACCAAAGAAAAGGAACTCTGACCTCCCTGGTAGCCTTTGGGAGGACACCATCCGTAGGAGAATGAGCAGATGCTGTGGTGTAAATCCACTGCTGGGTAGAGAGAGTTGACTTCAAAAGCTTCATCCATGCTGTGTTTAGCACTctcaaattatatatttttttcttgcttGTTTGATTTGGTTTGGTCTGCTTTGAAGCTATTCACTTttggaaattattttttaatatactgTCATTTGGTGTTTATTGCATTTTGCTGTTTATGAGAAATAAAGTCTG
Above is a genomic segment from Alosa alosa isolate M-15738 ecotype Scorff River chromosome 19, AALO_Geno_1.1, whole genome shotgun sequence containing:
- the LOC125283909 gene encoding C3a anaphylatoxin chemotactic receptor-like, with translation MTLRQHFTMDNSSSNGTTSNQNPTSLNSIQIFCMVTFSIIFVLGVIGNGLVIYVTGYRMKTSVNSVWFLNLALADFLFTLFLIFSIISLSLNHEWPFGEYMCKFNSLMQIINMFASVFLLTAISLDRCLTIWVVVWAHNKRTPNKARLICVFIWLLALACSIPFIISRRVENNRCAKSEAKLTTKQLAVFRFVVGFLIPFLIITCCYVAIGVRARRTNRRKKMRPFLVILAVILAFFICWLPIQIVDLIMTDQLYLHSINPNLFNGDVYYMARKISPVAASLAFLNSCMNPFLYMFMCEEFLQKLKRSVFVVLEHAFAEEHLVYFSSQFSVTSRQSVSSGTNQRKGTLTSLVAFGRTPSVGE